The genomic window TAACTTCCAACTGATATGTAGCGTATGACAGGCAAAGGAGGTAAGTAAAGCCCGCATCCTGAAATTTAAAAACCCGGTCTGGTATAAACATCGGATACAAGCATCAATCATAGGGAATCCCGTGGTACCCGTAATCCAAGCCTGATAATGTGCCGGATCATTTTCATAAAACAAATCTTCATAGGCAACATTCAATGCCTGGAATTCCATTTGCGGATCCGTTTCTAAGCGTTGGATAAAATGATCCCGCCAGTGTAAACGGGACATAAAAGAACGCAGCGACATTCGCCATTTGCCTGCATCAGGATCCCCTTTTTCTTTTAGCTCCAGGAGTTCGTCCATACGATTTTGAGTTCGTTGATAGATCGTTCTGCCCGTCATCGTTCCCCACGCCATATGTACCGAAGTACGAGACCCGGCGGTAAACGCAGTAAGTGGCGATGAGATTCCGCCCCGATAAGCAATTCCCCGTTCATATAAAAAACTAGTTAAATCCTTTTCAGCATTGGATTCGCTTACTTTTTGTATCTGATCATAATCAAGCGTATCTCTTAACGTAGTTGATTTAGGCGCATCCAATTCTTTTTGATAATCCGTACAACTAAACTTTTTAATTTCGGAAGGAACCTTACACTTATGAAGGGTTGAAGGTATGGGCAGTAATTCTTCGTTGGTAAATTCTTTCCAAAGTGTATGGCGTTTATCCCGATCATAAAAATTACGAAATACCGCAGTTTGCGCAAATTCCTTAAAAGATGTACCGATACTATCAGACCACTCCCGAACGGCTATATCTCTTTTATATGTTCGGTTTGTTCCAATCTCTTCATGAGCATAGATAGCATTAAAAGGTACGTGTTTATGTACTTCTTTGAATATATCAACTACCTCCCCCTTATAAATAATAATTTCTCCGTCCCTTTTTTTGTAATTGGTTACTAAATCCGTTAATGCTGTAGTAATGGCATAGGTATGTAATAGGGAAGTGTCGGGAGCCTCTAAGAAAGAGGGTTCAATAATATAAATAGGAATAACCTGATCAAAGGCTTCTAAAGCATGGGTTAAGGCTATATTATCAAAAATTCTAAAATCTCTTTTTATCCAGTATACTGCCGTTTTCATAAAGTCAAAATTTTAGAATAAGAATTAATTAAACCCTATCACCTTTGTGGTCGGGTAAAGTTCTTAAAATAGAACCTTACTAATTGTTTGCATACGCGATTTGTTATGCTCTATTCGTTATGAAACCTTAATTTTACTACAATTCCTGAATAAATTTTGTTCTTTACAAATAGCGACTTTAGTTCTTAATAGTGTTAGTATGTCATAATTACCCCCAACCATTTAATTTTCAGCTATCTATCCTATCCTATATCCTTTCCAAAGGAAAGGACTTTTAGCTACCTTCCCTCCGGAAAGGGCTGGGGATAGGATTAATTGATATAAATTAGAATTATCTACGCTATTTTAAACTAGAGCCTGAATAGCAAATATTGTATTAGATACTACAGATTATTAGTAATTAATCTATGTGTTGGGTTGTAACGAGAGGTACTGATAATCCATTCTTTATATTCAGGTTTCGTCTCGGCCAGGGTTTTGAATATGTCCGCATCATTTTTATAAGCCCTGTTCGGAATCCTTTTATATTCTACTGAAAAGCGTTGAAATTCTTTTTCAATAATTTCGGGTTGTATGGTAATATTTTTATCTTTTATATCAATTTTAGACAAAACTTCGCCGGGTAAATCCGGTAGATAGTGCAAAATTCGATCTTTATTCACTAAGTTCCGGCATAAGGTCATAGAAAAGTTGTCCGCCCATTTTAAAATCTGATGTCCCTGTTGCGCCGTTTTTATAGTAATTTTTAAATGTTTACACACTTTAATTTTTTCAGCTTTTAAGAATGTTAAGATTTCTTTTGAAGCCTTAGATTTTTGTTTTTGATATCGTTCGTATAAATGACACAAACTCATCAGATAAATCCATTGTGATTTTAACTCCAGGTTTTTCAAGAAGTTAATAGTTTCCTTTGGCTCTAACTCTACATTTTTAAAATCTTTAGGTCGGCCTTTATCATCCAGGTAGAACCTTGCTTCAGAGAGTTGATAACTATCATCATGAGAAGCAATGGCAATCAAGTGTTCCAGCCAGTTTCTAACGTATATTTTTATATTTGGCCGTAAGATATTTGCTATTTGAGATGCTAAAAAGGCATGGTGGCGGTTATGTATGACTATTATACTACTCTTCTCTTTTGCAATGATCATAGTACCTCTTTCTTAACAAAATTAGAGGCAGATCGTTAAATGTGTTAGCAAGATCAATTGGATTCTTACCTCAAATAACAATTTTGGGTTATGAAATGTGTTTAAGAAGACGATAATAGGTTCTTTCTAAAATCCTTTGGAGTAAGATTGTATTTATTTTTAAATACTTTAGATAAATAAGACATACTATTTATTCCTACCCGGTAGGCAATTTCTGAAATAGAAAGGTCTGTGGATTTTAATAAATGTACTGCAACATCCAGTCTTATTTTTTGCATATAACTATTGACACTCATACGATATAGAATTCTAAATCCTTGTTGTAATTTCTTTTTGTTTAAGCCCACATGTTCGGCAATCTGTTCGATAGTAAGGGATTCTTCAATATTTTCCTGAATAAACTTGGTAGCCTTTTCTATCATTTTCATTTCAGAACGGCGTAGGACACTTCGTCTACGGTCAGGATCCAGGTCATCAATATATTGTACGATTTGTTGAGTTAAAATTTCTAAGGATTTGCCATTTAAAAAGAATCGGTTTAA from Aquimarina sp. ERC-38 includes these protein-coding regions:
- a CDS encoding cryptochrome/deoxyribodipyrimidine photo-lyase family protein translates to MKTAVYWIKRDFRIFDNIALTHALEAFDQVIPIYIIEPSFLEAPDTSLLHTYAITTALTDLVTNYKKRDGEIIIYKGEVVDIFKEVHKHVPFNAIYAHEEIGTNRTYKRDIAVREWSDSIGTSFKEFAQTAVFRNFYDRDKRHTLWKEFTNEELLPIPSTLHKCKVPSEIKKFSCTDYQKELDAPKSTTLRDTLDYDQIQKVSESNAEKDLTSFLYERGIAYRGGISSPLTAFTAGSRTSVHMAWGTMTGRTIYQRTQNRMDELLELKEKGDPDAGKWRMSLRSFMSRLHWRDHFIQRLETDPQMEFQALNVAYEDLFYENDPAHYQAWITGTTGFPMIDACIRCLYQTGFLNFRMRALLTSFACHTLHISWKLINYPMAQLYTDYEPGIHISQLQMQASVVGINTVRIYSPTKQIIDQDPEAVFIKKFVPELRPFSAEEIIAHTDTPLGDYPAQIVDWKTASTEMRTRIYAVRKQEGYREIAAKVYEKHGSRRSSGKKARPKKTKAKAST
- a CDS encoding DUF3891 family protein; its protein translation is MIIAKEKSSIIVIHNRHHAFLASQIANILRPNIKIYVRNWLEHLIAIASHDDSYQLSEARFYLDDKGRPKDFKNVELEPKETINFLKNLELKSQWIYLMSLCHLYERYQKQKSKASKEILTFLKAEKIKVCKHLKITIKTAQQGHQILKWADNFSMTLCRNLVNKDRILHYLPDLPGEVLSKIDIKDKNITIQPEIIEKEFQRFSVEYKRIPNRAYKNDADIFKTLAETKPEYKEWIISTSRYNPTHRLITNNL